One region of Dysidea avara chromosome 1, odDysAvar1.4, whole genome shotgun sequence genomic DNA includes:
- the LOC136262781 gene encoding uncharacterized protein isoform X1: MAESWDRLFGDLASFVLLCGIREDGATTAVAESTLLKLENYIYVVNTLINTLSREESLRSGLRSEATEEENGIDELVTDLEELMELLHAIQDRWRDVEAGISVFSPRSCLRAEKQYTGMCGRPKYAIKQEQLMFLHELRLTWTTIAAMFGISRRTMYNIRAEFGLVGTEYTAFSDISDEDLKTAVSDIKQIMPDIGQSMLKGVLSSRGIEIPTVRLRECLAELDPINTALRWAGPISRRAYSVPHPNALWHMDGNHKLIRWRLVIHGAIDGFTRFIVYLHCSDNNRSETVFQAFYEAVRNLGLPDRVRSDKGGENVKVAEYMLMHGHKQNPFITGSSVHNQRIERLWRDTFRCTVSLFYQVFYHLEDIGVLDPNCEFDLFSLHYVYIRKINHALQLFMDGWNSHAITTENHRTPAQLFTTGTLVRNVPFHPVTDTSGEHTNGVGELTPGVVVPETRNPLNSQQATTLSALFARIPLDDLMEDYGIDAYHQVRQYVHDNCSS; the protein is encoded by the exons ATGGCGGAGTCGTGGGATCGTCTGTTTGGTGATTTGGCATCATTTGTTTTGTTGTGCGGTATAAGAGAGGATGGAGCAACTACAGCTGTAGCAGAATCGACGCTACTGAAACTAGAAAACTACATTTATGTAGTTAACACACTGATTAACACCCTGAGCAGAGAGGAATCACTTAGAAGCG GTTTACGTAGTGAAGCTACAGAAGAAGAAAATGGAATCGATGAATTGGTAACTGATCTTGAAGAATTAATGGAGCTACTACATGCAATCCAAGATAGATGGCGAGATGTTGAAGCAGGCATCAGTGTTTTTTCGCCACGCAGTTGTTTAAGAGCTGAAAAGCAGTATACTGGAATGTGTGGAAGACCAAAGTATGCCATTAAACAAGAACAACTAATGTTTCTCCATGAGTTACGACTTACATGGACTACAATTGCTGCAATGTTCGGTATAAGTCGTCGTACAATGTACAATATTCGAGCAGAATTTGGTCTTGTTGGAACAGAATACACTGCATTTAGTGACATTTCAGATGAGGATTTGAAGACAGCTGTGTCTGACATCAAACAAATAATGCCTGACATTGGACAGAGTATGCTTAAAGGAGTTCTCAGTTCAAGAGGAATTGAAATTCCTACTGTAAGGTTACGTGAATGCTTGGCTGAGTTGGATCCAATTAATACAGCATTGCGGTGGGCAGGACCTATTAGTAGGAGGGCATATTCTGTTCCACATCCAAATGCCTTGTGGCATATGGATGGGAATCATAAACTTATAAG GTGGAGACTTGTCATTCATGGAGCCATTGATGGATTTACACGTTTTATAGTGTACCTACACTGTTCCGATAACAACAGAAGTGAAACTGTATTTCAAGCATTTTATGAAGCTGTGAGAAACCTTGGTTTACCAGATAGGGTTAGAAGCGACAAGGGTGGTGAGAATGTTAAG GTTGCAGAGTACATGCTAATGCACGGACATAAACAAAACCCTTTCATAACAGGGTCATCCGTGCATAACCAGCGAATAGAAAGATTATGGCGTGACACATTTAGGTGCACCGTTTCACTGTTCTACCAGGTTTTTTATCATTTGGAAGATATTGGTGTTCTTGACCCTAACTGTGAATTTGATTTATTTTCACTTCACTATGTTTACATACGAAAAATCAATCATGCCCTTCAGCTATTTATGGATGGATGGAATAGTCATGCTATTACTACTGAAAACCACAGGACTCCAGCACAATTATTTACCACTGGTACACTTGTGAGGAATGTACCATTTCATCCTGTTACTGATACTTCTGGTGAACACACAAATGGTGTTGGTGAATTAACCCCTGGAGTAGTTGTTCCAGAAACACGAAATCCACTAAACTCACAGCAAGCCACTACATTATCTGCTTTGTTTGCTAGGATTCCATTAGATGATTTAATGGAAGACTATGGCATTGACGCTTACCATCAAGTCAGACAGTATGTACATGATAACTGTTCATCTTAG
- the LOC136262781 gene encoding uncharacterized protein isoform X2: MELLHAIQDRWRDVEAGISVFSPRSCLRAEKQYTGMCGRPKYAIKQEQLMFLHELRLTWTTIAAMFGISRRTMYNIRAEFGLVGTEYTAFSDISDEDLKTAVSDIKQIMPDIGQSMLKGVLSSRGIEIPTVRLRECLAELDPINTALRWAGPISRRAYSVPHPNALWHMDGNHKLIRWRLVIHGAIDGFTRFIVYLHCSDNNRSETVFQAFYEAVRNLGLPDRVRSDKGGENVKVAEYMLMHGHKQNPFITGSSVHNQRIERLWRDTFRCTVSLFYQVFYHLEDIGVLDPNCEFDLFSLHYVYIRKINHALQLFMDGWNSHAITTENHRTPAQLFTTGTLVRNVPFHPVTDTSGEHTNGVGELTPGVVVPETRNPLNSQQATTLSALFARIPLDDLMEDYGIDAYHQVRQYVHDNCSS, encoded by the exons ATGGAGCTACTACATGCAATCCAAGATAGATGGCGAGATGTTGAAGCAGGCATCAGTGTTTTTTCGCCACGCAGTTGTTTAAGAGCTGAAAAGCAGTATACTGGAATGTGTGGAAGACCAAAGTATGCCATTAAACAAGAACAACTAATGTTTCTCCATGAGTTACGACTTACATGGACTACAATTGCTGCAATGTTCGGTATAAGTCGTCGTACAATGTACAATATTCGAGCAGAATTTGGTCTTGTTGGAACAGAATACACTGCATTTAGTGACATTTCAGATGAGGATTTGAAGACAGCTGTGTCTGACATCAAACAAATAATGCCTGACATTGGACAGAGTATGCTTAAAGGAGTTCTCAGTTCAAGAGGAATTGAAATTCCTACTGTAAGGTTACGTGAATGCTTGGCTGAGTTGGATCCAATTAATACAGCATTGCGGTGGGCAGGACCTATTAGTAGGAGGGCATATTCTGTTCCACATCCAAATGCCTTGTGGCATATGGATGGGAATCATAAACTTATAAG GTGGAGACTTGTCATTCATGGAGCCATTGATGGATTTACACGTTTTATAGTGTACCTACACTGTTCCGATAACAACAGAAGTGAAACTGTATTTCAAGCATTTTATGAAGCTGTGAGAAACCTTGGTTTACCAGATAGGGTTAGAAGCGACAAGGGTGGTGAGAATGTTAAG GTTGCAGAGTACATGCTAATGCACGGACATAAACAAAACCCTTTCATAACAGGGTCATCCGTGCATAACCAGCGAATAGAAAGATTATGGCGTGACACATTTAGGTGCACCGTTTCACTGTTCTACCAGGTTTTTTATCATTTGGAAGATATTGGTGTTCTTGACCCTAACTGTGAATTTGATTTATTTTCACTTCACTATGTTTACATACGAAAAATCAATCATGCCCTTCAGCTATTTATGGATGGATGGAATAGTCATGCTATTACTACTGAAAACCACAGGACTCCAGCACAATTATTTACCACTGGTACACTTGTGAGGAATGTACCATTTCATCCTGTTACTGATACTTCTGGTGAACACACAAATGGTGTTGGTGAATTAACCCCTGGAGTAGTTGTTCCAGAAACACGAAATCCACTAAACTCACAGCAAGCCACTACATTATCTGCTTTGTTTGCTAGGATTCCATTAGATGATTTAATGGAAGACTATGGCATTGACGCTTACCATCAAGTCAGACAGTATGTACATGATAACTGTTCATCTTAG